The following coding sequences are from one Ancylobacter sp. TS-1 window:
- a CDS encoding helix-turn-helix domain-containing protein has product MASTHEKVSLLPASEPVAHTRESAASGVEQALKLLEGRWKLVILFHLFGGRVLRFSDLERAIPAISQKMLAQQLRRMEADGVVRRVVYPQVPPKVEYALTDWGQALCPALDALLNWAAARPQAQFDVASLTPAAPGGKAETAG; this is encoded by the coding sequence ATGGCAAGTACGCACGAAAAAGTAAGCCTATTACCCGCGAGTGAGCCGGTCGCCCATACGCGGGAGAGCGCCGCCTCCGGCGTCGAGCAGGCCCTGAAGCTGCTGGAGGGCCGGTGGAAGCTGGTGATCCTGTTTCACCTGTTCGGCGGGCGGGTATTGCGCTTTTCGGATCTTGAGAGGGCCATTCCCGCCATTTCGCAGAAGATGCTGGCCCAGCAGCTTCGCCGGATGGAAGCGGACGGCGTCGTGCGCCGGGTCGTTTACCCGCAGGTACCGCCGAAAGTGGAATACGCGCTTACGGACTGGGGGCAGGCGCTGTGCCCGGCGCTCGACGCGCTGCTGAACTGGGCGGCGGCGCGGCCGCAGGCTCAGTTCGATGTCGCGTCCCTGACCCCGGCGGCGCCCGGCGGGAAGGCCGAGACGGCCGGATGA
- the infB gene encoding translation initiation factor IF-2, giving the protein MNDTKNPGEKTVGVGQGSGQGGKTLTLKRPVEQGVVRQSFSHGRSKSVVVEKVKRRVLGPGDKPEAPSAAPAAPQASAPAAPQAARPAQPPQPQGGRPPLRTQPAPGANLSSPRPAPQGSRPGGVVLRTLTEEEARARTAALQDARLREAEERRNAEEESRRRAEREAREKIERDAAEARKREEDARRAFDEEARRKSEQEARKRFGEDASAAPAAGAAPSRPAQPSTSAPAANAAPVAGAPRVATPRGPQMDAEEDDRRPVRRGPGGAPARPAAPAKPTRPAAGAEKNRGRLTVVTAQSGDDERQRSVAAFRRRTQRMSGHRHVETKEKIAREVTVPETISIQELANRMAERAVDVIRLLMKQGQMVKITDVIDADTAQLIAEELGHTVRRVAESDVEEGLFDTADTAEELVSRPPVVTIMGHVDHGKTSLLDAIRKANVVSGEAGGITQHIGAYQVTSPLGGKITFIDTPGHAAFTAMRARGAKVTDIVVLVVAADDGVMPQTIEAINHARAAKVPLIVAINKVDKPDAKPERVRSELLQYEVQVESLGGDTLEVEVSAKAQTNLDKLLEAITLQAEVLDLKANPNRVAEGTVIEAKLDRGRGPVATVLVQRGTLRVGDIVVAGAEFGRVRALIDDKGANVATAGPSFPVEVLGFNGTPEAGDRLAVVESEARAREITDYRQRQKREKAAARSATVRGSLEQMMSQAKTAGRKEFPLIIKGDVSGSVEAIISSLEKLGTDEVQARIIHSGAGGVNESDVTLAETAGAAIIAFNVRANKEARDAADRAGIEIRYYNIIYDLVDDVKAAMGGLLAPINRETMLGNAVIKEIFAVSKVGKVAGCLVTDGTVERGQHVRLIRENVVIHEGKLATLNRFKDAVNVVQAGQECGMSFENYQDMRAGDVIECYRVEVVQRTL; this is encoded by the coding sequence ATGAACGATACGAAGAACCCGGGCGAGAAGACGGTGGGCGTTGGCCAGGGATCCGGCCAGGGGGGCAAGACCCTCACGCTCAAGCGACCTGTCGAGCAGGGCGTCGTCCGCCAGAGCTTCAGCCATGGACGGTCCAAGTCCGTCGTGGTGGAGAAGGTTAAGCGCCGTGTGCTCGGCCCGGGCGACAAGCCCGAGGCCCCCTCGGCTGCGCCTGCCGCTCCGCAGGCATCCGCTCCCGCCGCTCCGCAGGCAGCGCGTCCGGCCCAGCCGCCGCAGCCGCAGGGCGGCCGTCCGCCGCTGCGCACCCAGCCGGCTCCGGGCGCCAATCTTTCCTCCCCGCGCCCCGCCCCCCAGGGCTCGCGCCCCGGCGGCGTGGTGCTGCGCACCCTCACCGAGGAGGAGGCCCGCGCCCGCACCGCCGCGCTGCAGGATGCCCGCCTGCGCGAGGCCGAGGAGCGCCGCAACGCCGAGGAAGAATCCCGCCGCCGCGCCGAGCGCGAAGCGCGCGAGAAGATCGAGCGCGACGCCGCCGAGGCCCGCAAGCGCGAGGAAGACGCGCGCCGCGCCTTCGACGAGGAAGCCCGCCGCAAGTCCGAGCAGGAGGCGCGCAAGCGCTTCGGCGAGGACGCCTCGGCCGCTCCGGCGGCCGGCGCCGCGCCTTCCCGCCCGGCCCAGCCCTCCACCTCCGCTCCGGCCGCCAATGCCGCCCCGGTCGCCGGCGCCCCGCGCGTCGCCACGCCGCGCGGCCCGCAGATGGATGCCGAGGAGGACGATCGCCGTCCCGTCCGTCGCGGTCCCGGCGGCGCCCCGGCGCGTCCGGCCGCACCGGCCAAGCCGACCCGCCCGGCGGCCGGCGCCGAGAAGAATCGCGGCCGCCTCACCGTCGTCACCGCCCAATCGGGCGACGACGAGCGCCAGCGTTCGGTTGCGGCGTTCCGCCGCCGCACCCAGCGCATGAGCGGCCATCGCCATGTCGAGACCAAGGAAAAGATCGCCCGCGAGGTCACGGTCCCGGAGACGATCTCCATCCAGGAGCTCGCCAACCGCATGGCCGAGCGCGCGGTGGACGTCATCCGCCTGCTGATGAAGCAGGGCCAGATGGTGAAGATCACCGACGTGATCGACGCCGACACCGCCCAGCTGATCGCCGAGGAACTCGGCCACACCGTGCGCCGCGTCGCCGAATCCGACGTCGAGGAAGGCCTGTTCGACACGGCCGACACCGCCGAGGAACTGGTGTCGCGCCCGCCGGTCGTCACCATCATGGGCCATGTCGACCACGGCAAGACCTCGCTGCTCGACGCCATCCGCAAGGCGAATGTCGTGTCCGGCGAGGCCGGCGGCATCACCCAGCACATCGGCGCCTATCAGGTCACCTCGCCGCTCGGCGGCAAGATCACCTTCATCGACACGCCCGGCCACGCCGCGTTCACCGCCATGCGCGCCCGTGGCGCCAAGGTGACGGACATCGTGGTGCTGGTGGTGGCGGCCGATGACGGCGTGATGCCCCAGACCATCGAGGCGATCAACCACGCCCGCGCGGCGAAGGTGCCGCTCATCGTGGCGATCAACAAGGTCGACAAGCCCGACGCCAAGCCGGAGCGCGTGCGCAGCGAACTGCTGCAGTACGAGGTCCAGGTGGAAAGCCTCGGCGGCGACACGCTCGAGGTCGAGGTCTCGGCCAAGGCGCAGACCAATCTCGACAAGCTGCTGGAGGCGATCACCCTTCAGGCGGAAGTGCTCGACCTCAAGGCGAACCCGAACCGCGTCGCGGAAGGCACCGTCATCGAGGCCAAGCTCGACCGTGGCCGCGGCCCGGTGGCGACCGTCCTCGTCCAGCGCGGCACGCTGCGTGTCGGCGACATCGTGGTCGCCGGCGCCGAGTTCGGCCGCGTGCGCGCCCTGATCGACGACAAGGGCGCCAATGTCGCCACCGCCGGCCCGTCCTTCCCGGTCGAGGTGCTCGGCTTCAACGGCACGCCGGAGGCGGGCGACCGCCTCGCGGTGGTCGAGAGCGAAGCCCGCGCCCGCGAGATCACCGACTATCGCCAGCGCCAGAAGCGCGAGAAGGCGGCGGCACGTTCCGCCACTGTCCGCGGCTCGCTGGAGCAGATGATGAGCCAGGCCAAGACGGCCGGCCGGAAGGAATTCCCGCTCATCATCAAGGGCGACGTGTCGGGTTCGGTCGAGGCGATCATCTCCTCGCTGGAGAAGCTCGGCACCGACGAGGTGCAGGCCCGGATCATCCACTCCGGCGCCGGCGGCGTGAACGAGAGCGACGTGACGCTGGCCGAGACGGCCGGCGCGGCGATCATCGCGTTCAACGTGCGCGCCAACAAGGAAGCCCGCGACGCGGCCGACCGTGCCGGCATCGAGATCCGCTACTACAACATCATCTACGACCTCGTGGATGACGTGAAGGCGGCGATGGGCGGCCTGCTCGCCCCGATCAACCGCGAGACCATGCTCGGCAATGCCGTCATCAAGGAGATCTTCGCGGTCTCCAAGGTGGGCAAGGTCGCCGGCTGCCTCGTCACCGACGGCACGGTGGAACGCGGCCAGCATGTCCGCCTGATCCGCGAAAACGTCGTGATCCACGAGGGCAAGCTCGCCACGCTCAACCGCTTCAAGGATGCGGTCAACGTGGTGCAGGCCGGCCAGGAATGCGGCATGTCCTTCGAGAACTACCAGGACATGCGCGCCGGCGACGTCATCGAGTGCTACCGCGTCGAGGTCGTGCAGCGCACGCTCTGA
- a CDS encoding nuclear transport factor 2 family protein, which translates to MSIELPAAIAAYFDADGKDGAAIARCFTPDGAVKDEGQFHRGHDAIAGWKAKASSRYNYTSEPVAVRRDGNRLIVTARVTGNFPGSPVDLRYAFTLEGERIALLEIAP; encoded by the coding sequence ATGAGCATCGAGCTTCCTGCGGCGATCGCCGCCTATTTCGACGCCGACGGCAAGGACGGCGCCGCCATTGCCCGCTGCTTCACCCCGGACGGCGCGGTGAAGGACGAAGGGCAGTTTCATCGCGGCCACGATGCCATTGCCGGCTGGAAGGCAAAGGCGTCGTCCAGGTACAACTACACCAGCGAACCCGTCGCCGTACGACGCGACGGCAACCGGCTGATCGTGACAGCGCGTGTCACGGGCAACTTTCCCGGCAGCCCGGTCGATCTGCGCTACGCCTTCACGCTGGAGGGCGAGCGCATTGCCCTGCTGGAAATCGCGCCCTGA
- the rimP gene encoding ribosome maturation factor RimP, with the protein MSEHEAHATNASGTPEGRLDEPRLVTESGPAARVAAIVGPVLEGLGFRLVRAKISGGSPPTLQIMAERPDGGFGIDECETASRAISPVLDVEDPITGAYNLEMSSPGIDRPLVRVSDFERWAGHDLKVEMAVPVDGRKRFRGILVGTRGGEGESAEALVRLPDAPADTPDTVALPIADIGEARLVMTDALIRDALRRDKALRESAGLEEDEVDGADLSDVPLDDEDGEEADESLAQRVVPPKKMPVRGKPKAKASPGPMLKPKGAAKPGKKSNAKRKSIAKETP; encoded by the coding sequence ATGAGCGAACACGAAGCCCACGCCACCAACGCCAGCGGCACGCCGGAAGGCCGGCTCGACGAACCGCGTCTCGTGACCGAGTCCGGGCCGGCGGCGCGGGTCGCCGCCATTGTCGGCCCGGTTCTCGAGGGCCTCGGCTTCCGCCTCGTGCGGGCGAAGATCTCCGGCGGCAGCCCGCCGACCCTTCAGATCATGGCCGAACGCCCCGATGGCGGCTTCGGCATCGACGAATGCGAGACGGCGAGCCGTGCCATCTCGCCGGTGCTCGACGTCGAGGACCCGATCACCGGCGCCTATAATCTGGAAATGTCCTCGCCCGGCATCGACCGGCCGCTGGTGCGCGTTTCCGATTTCGAGCGCTGGGCCGGCCACGACCTCAAGGTCGAGATGGCCGTGCCGGTGGACGGGCGCAAGCGCTTCCGCGGCATTCTCGTTGGCACGCGGGGCGGGGAAGGCGAAAGCGCGGAGGCGCTGGTGCGCCTGCCCGACGCTCCCGCCGACACGCCCGACACCGTGGCCCTGCCCATCGCCGATATCGGCGAGGCCCGCCTCGTGATGACCGACGCGCTGATCCGCGACGCGCTGCGCCGCGACAAGGCGCTGCGCGAGAGCGCGGGGCTCGAAGAGGACGAGGTGGACGGCGCCGATCTCAGCGACGTGCCGCTCGACGACGAGGATGGCGAGGAGGCGGACGAGAGCCTCGCCCAGCGCGTCGTCCCGCCGAAGAAGATGCCGGTGCGCGGCAAGCCGAAGGCCAAGGCCTCCCCCGGCCCGATGCTCAAGCCCAAGGGCGCCGCCAAGCCCGGCAAGAAATCCAACGCCAAACGCAAATCCATCGCGAAGGAGACGCCCTGA
- the truB gene encoding tRNA pseudouridine(55) synthase TruB, with amino-acid sequence MNAPLDQETLHPADTVPQEAAREAAKEAPKKRRPKRDVDGWVLLDKPVGMTSTQAVGAVKWLFQAKKAGHAGTLDPLASGCLPIALGEATKTVPFVMDGRKVYRFTVRWGVETDTDDSEGQPVVTSDSRPTREAILDLLPAFRGEIEQVPPCFSALKINGERAYDLARDGIEVELAARTVVIHSLELVEQPDADHAVFEAECGKGTYVRSLARDFGRALGARGHISALRRTRVGTFPEEELIPLAKLREVSEAMDDAPPMYALRPVEIGLDTLPSLRVSPAEASRLAHGQPIILRGRDAPILEGPVAITAGGRLVALGEAEAGEIHPKRIFHSGK; translated from the coding sequence ATGAACGCCCCGCTCGACCAGGAAACCCTGCACCCCGCCGACACCGTTCCCCAGGAAGCCGCCCGGGAAGCTGCCAAGGAGGCGCCCAAGAAGCGCCGCCCCAAGCGCGACGTCGATGGCTGGGTGCTGCTCGACAAGCCGGTCGGCATGACCTCGACCCAGGCGGTCGGCGCCGTGAAGTGGCTGTTCCAGGCCAAGAAGGCGGGCCATGCCGGCACGCTCGACCCGCTCGCCTCGGGCTGCCTGCCGATCGCGCTGGGCGAGGCCACCAAGACCGTTCCCTTCGTCATGGACGGGCGCAAGGTCTACCGCTTCACCGTGCGCTGGGGCGTCGAGACCGACACCGACGACAGCGAGGGCCAGCCGGTCGTCACCTCCGACAGCCGGCCGACGCGCGAGGCGATCCTCGACCTGCTGCCGGCCTTCCGCGGCGAGATCGAGCAGGTGCCGCCGTGCTTCTCGGCGCTGAAGATCAACGGCGAGCGCGCCTATGACCTCGCCCGCGACGGCATCGAGGTGGAACTCGCCGCCCGCACCGTGGTGATCCATTCGCTCGAACTGGTCGAGCAGCCGGACGCCGACCACGCCGTGTTCGAGGCCGAGTGCGGCAAGGGCACCTATGTGCGCTCGCTCGCCCGCGATTTCGGCCGGGCGCTGGGCGCGCGCGGCCATATCTCGGCGTTGCGCCGCACCCGCGTCGGCACCTTCCCCGAGGAGGAGCTGATTCCGCTGGCGAAGCTGCGCGAGGTTTCCGAAGCGATGGACGACGCTCCGCCCATGTACGCGCTGCGCCCGGTGGAGATCGGCCTCGACACGCTGCCCTCGCTGCGGGTCAGCCCGGCCGAGGCCTCGCGCCTCGCTCATGGCCAGCCGATCATCCTGCGCGGGCGCGACGCGCCGATCCTCGAAGGCCCGGTCGCTATCACCGCCGGCGGGCGGCTGGTGGCGCTCGGCGAGGCCGAGGCCGGCGAGATCCACCCCAAGCGCATCTTCCATTCGGGGAAGTGA
- the rbfA gene encoding 30S ribosome-binding factor RbfA, which translates to MKNKAASGSGPSQRQLRVGELVRHALSEILSRGDLPDPALTRVMITVPEVRMSPDLKIATCFVMPLGGKDPKAAIDALATNAKPLRGEIARRVELKFVPDLRFRIDTSFEEGARIDALLRSPQVQRDLDGDEPDQEDEI; encoded by the coding sequence ATGAAGAACAAAGCGGCCTCGGGCTCCGGCCCGAGCCAGCGCCAGCTTCGCGTGGGCGAACTGGTGCGCCATGCCCTCTCCGAGATCCTCTCGCGCGGGGACCTGCCCGATCCGGCCCTGACCCGGGTGATGATCACGGTCCCCGAGGTGCGCATGAGCCCGGACCTCAAGATCGCCACCTGCTTCGTCATGCCGCTCGGCGGCAAGGACCCGAAGGCGGCGATCGACGCGCTGGCGACCAACGCCAAGCCGCTGCGCGGGGAAATCGCCCGCCGGGTCGAGCTGAAATTCGTCCCCGATCTGCGGTTCCGCATCGACACCTCCTTCGAGGAAGGCGCCCGCATCGACGCGCTGCTGCGCTCGCCGCAGGTGCAGCGCGACCTCGACGGCGACGAACCCGATCAAGAGGACGAGATATGA
- the rpsO gene encoding 30S ribosomal protein S15, whose protein sequence is MSITAERKQALIKEYATKPNDTGSAEVQVAILTERIANLTGHFKGHAKDNHSRRGLLKMVSARRGLLDYLKKTEEARYKSLIQRLGIRR, encoded by the coding sequence ATGTCGATCACTGCCGAGCGCAAGCAGGCGCTCATCAAGGAATACGCCACCAAGCCGAACGACACCGGCTCGGCGGAAGTACAGGTTGCGATCCTCACCGAGCGCATCGCCAACCTGACCGGCCACTTCAAGGGCCACGCCAAGGATAACCATTCCCGCCGCGGCCTGCTCAAGATGGTGTCGGCCCGTCGTGGTCTTCTCGACTACCTCAAGAAGACCGAGGAAGCCCGCTACAAGTCGCTGATCCAGCGCCTGGGCATCCGCCGCTGA
- the pnp gene encoding polyribonucleotide nucleotidyltransferase, with product MFDIHREELDWGGRTLVLETGRMARQADGAVFASYGDTTVLATAVSAKAPKPGQDFFPLTVNYQEKAYAAGRIPGGYFKREGRPSEKETLVSRLIDRPIRPLFPDGYKNDTQVVVTVLSHDLENDPDIVSLVAASAALTLSGVPFLGPVGAARVGFIDNEYVLNPTVDEVKESALDLVVAGTADAVLMVESEAKELAEDVMLGAVMFGHRHFQPVIDAIIRLAEKAAKEPRDFAAPDHSALETELRALIEADLRAAYKIARKQDRYEAVGAAKSKAKAHYAALAAEGKAVPDTQVLGEVLKELEAKIVRWTILDDGVRIDGRDTRTVRPILSQVGVLPRAHGSALFTRGETQALVVATLGTGEDEQYIDSLEGTYKERFLLHYNFPPFSVGETGRMGSPGRREIGHGKLAWRAMHPVLPPAHEFPYTLRAVSEILESNGSSSMATVCGTSLALMDAGVPLRRPVAGIAMGLILEGEKFAVLSDILGDEDHLGDMDFKVAGTDKGVTALQMDIKIAGITEEIMKVALGQAQEGRMHILGEMSKALTGARAELGEHAPRIEVIQIPVDKIREVIGSGGKVIREIVEKTGAKINIEDDGTVKVASASGESIKAALNWIKSIASEPEIGQIYEGTVVKVVDFGAFVNFFGAKDGLVHVSQLAKERVAKPSDVVKEGDKVKVKLLGFDERGKTRLSMKVVDQATGEDLEAKGKGDDAEAGAAE from the coding sequence ATGTTCGACATCCACCGCGAGGAACTCGACTGGGGCGGGCGCACGCTCGTCCTCGAGACCGGCCGCATGGCGCGCCAGGCCGACGGCGCCGTTTTCGCCTCCTATGGCGACACCACCGTGCTCGCCACCGCCGTCTCCGCCAAGGCGCCCAAGCCCGGCCAGGACTTCTTCCCGCTGACCGTCAACTACCAGGAAAAGGCCTACGCGGCCGGCCGCATCCCCGGCGGCTACTTCAAGCGCGAGGGCCGTCCGTCCGAGAAGGAGACGCTGGTCTCCCGCCTCATCGACCGCCCGATCCGCCCCCTCTTCCCGGACGGCTACAAGAACGACACCCAGGTCGTCGTGACCGTGCTGTCGCACGATCTCGAGAACGATCCCGACATCGTGTCGCTGGTCGCCGCCTCGGCCGCGCTCACCCTGTCCGGCGTGCCGTTCCTCGGCCCGGTCGGTGCCGCCCGCGTCGGCTTCATCGACAATGAGTACGTGCTGAACCCGACCGTCGACGAGGTGAAGGAATCCGCCCTCGACCTCGTGGTCGCCGGCACCGCCGACGCCGTGCTGATGGTCGAGTCCGAAGCCAAGGAACTGGCCGAGGACGTGATGCTCGGCGCCGTGATGTTCGGCCACCGCCACTTCCAGCCGGTCATCGACGCGATCATCCGCCTCGCCGAGAAGGCAGCCAAGGAGCCGCGCGACTTCGCCGCGCCGGATCACTCCGCGCTCGAGACCGAGCTGCGCGCCCTGATCGAGGCCGATCTGCGCGCCGCCTACAAGATCGCCCGCAAGCAGGACCGCTACGAGGCGGTCGGCGCCGCCAAGTCCAAGGCGAAGGCGCACTACGCCGCGCTCGCCGCCGAGGGCAAGGCCGTGCCGGACACGCAGGTGCTCGGCGAGGTGCTCAAGGAGCTCGAGGCCAAGATCGTTCGCTGGACCATCCTGGACGACGGCGTGCGCATCGACGGCCGCGACACCCGCACCGTCCGCCCGATCCTGTCGCAGGTCGGCGTGCTGCCGCGCGCCCACGGCTCGGCGCTGTTCACCCGCGGCGAGACGCAGGCCCTCGTGGTCGCCACCCTCGGCACCGGCGAGGACGAGCAGTACATCGACAGCCTGGAAGGCACCTACAAGGAGCGCTTCCTGCTGCACTACAACTTCCCCCCCTTCTCGGTCGGCGAGACCGGCCGCATGGGCTCGCCCGGCCGCCGCGAAATCGGCCACGGCAAGCTCGCCTGGCGCGCCATGCACCCGGTTCTGCCGCCGGCGCACGAGTTCCCCTACACGCTGCGCGCCGTCTCGGAGATCCTGGAGTCGAACGGCTCCTCCTCCATGGCGACCGTCTGCGGCACCTCGCTGGCGCTGATGGATGCCGGCGTGCCGCTGCGCCGTCCGGTGGCGGGCATCGCCATGGGCCTCATCCTCGAGGGTGAGAAGTTCGCCGTGCTCTCCGACATCCTCGGCGACGAGGACCATCTCGGCGACATGGACTTCAAGGTGGCTGGCACCGACAAGGGCGTCACCGCCCTGCAGATGGACATCAAGATCGCCGGCATCACCGAGGAGATCATGAAGGTCGCGCTGGGCCAGGCCCAGGAAGGCCGCATGCACATCCTCGGCGAGATGAGCAAGGCGCTGACCGGCGCCCGCGCCGAGCTCGGCGAGCATGCCCCGCGCATCGAAGTGATCCAGATCCCGGTCGACAAGATCCGCGAAGTGATCGGCTCGGGCGGCAAGGTTATCCGCGAGATCGTCGAGAAGACCGGCGCCAAGATCAACATCGAGGACGACGGCACCGTGAAGGTGGCCTCGGCGTCCGGCGAGTCGATCAAGGCGGCGCTGAACTGGATCAAGTCCATCGCCTCCGAGCCGGAGATCGGCCAGATCTACGAGGGCACGGTGGTCAAGGTCGTCGACTTCGGCGCCTTCGTGAACTTCTTCGGCGCCAAGGACGGCCTCGTGCACGTCTCGCAGCTCGCCAAGGAGCGCGTGGCCAAGCCCTCCGACGTCGTCAAGGAAGGCGACAAGGTGAAGGTCAAGCTGCTCGGCTTCGACGAGCGCGGCAAGACCCGCCTGTCCATGAAGGTCGTCGACCAGGCGACCGGCGAGGACCTCGAAGCCAAGGGCAAGGGCGACGACGCCGAGGCCGGCGCGGCCGAGTGA
- a CDS encoding RNA-binding protein, whose protein sequence is MRTGEGEDGPVQDETALSATAQAGAGDAGADDAGLTDAGLADAARAPARQCIASRTVRPVEELLRFVVAPDGTVVPDINARLPGRGAWVTARRSALAEAIRRKAFARAFRGKVRIDPARAEPALADLVGQLLEKDVIAALALANKAGQVVAGNAKVIEALQSGKAAVLVHSGEAAPDGTAKLDALARRIAEAAGREIARVDALAGVQLDLALGRSNVVHAALLAHPTSAGFLARIRRLEGWRAE, encoded by the coding sequence GTGCGGACGGGTGAAGGGGAGGACGGGCCGGTGCAGGACGAGACGGCACTCAGCGCGACGGCTCAGGCCGGCGCCGGGGACGCCGGGGCGGACGATGCCGGCCTGACCGATGCGGGGCTCGCCGACGCGGCCCGCGCCCCGGCCCGGCAGTGCATCGCCAGCCGCACGGTGCGGCCGGTGGAGGAATTGCTGCGCTTCGTCGTGGCGCCCGACGGCACGGTGGTGCCGGACATCAACGCCCGGCTTCCCGGGCGCGGCGCGTGGGTGACCGCGCGGCGGTCGGCGCTGGCCGAGGCGATCCGCAGGAAGGCGTTCGCGCGCGCCTTCCGCGGCAAGGTCCGGATCGATCCGGCCCGCGCCGAGCCGGCGCTGGCCGATCTGGTCGGGCAGCTGCTGGAGAAGGACGTGATCGCCGCCCTCGCCCTCGCCAACAAGGCGGGTCAGGTGGTGGCCGGCAACGCCAAGGTGATCGAGGCGTTGCAGAGCGGAAAGGCCGCCGTGCTGGTGCATTCGGGCGAGGCCGCTCCCGACGGGACGGCCAAGCTCGACGCGCTGGCCCGGCGGATCGCCGAGGCGGCCGGTCGCGAGATCGCCCGCGTCGACGCCCTCGCCGGGGTGCAATTGGACTTGGCGCTCGGGCGGTCAAATGTGGTACATGCTGCGCTGCTCGCGCATCCGACGAGCGCGGGGTTCCTCGCGCGCATAAGAAGACTCGAAGGCTGGCGTGCCGAATAA
- the nusA gene encoding transcription termination factor NusA: MAVVSANRLELLQIADAVAREKSIDRSIVIAAMEDAIAKAARSRYGAETDIHAEINPRTGELRLARHLLVVDQIENPAVEIELSGARRLNPAAQIGDSIADTLPPFDFGRIAAQSAKQVIVQKVREAERDRQYEEYKDRIGEIVNGSVKRVEYGNVVVDLGRSEASLRRDELLPREVFKTSDRIRAYVYDVRREQRGPQIFLSRTHPQFMAKLFAQEVPEIYDGIVEIKAVARDPGSRAKIAVTSRDSSVDPVGACVGMRGSRVQAVVNELQGEKIDIIPWSPDVATFIVNALAPAEVVKVVLDEDRERIEVVVPDAQLSLAIGRRGQNVRLASQLTGWDIDIMTEAEESERRQKEFAERSKIFAEALDLDEMMGQLLASEGFATVEEIAYVPLGELAGIEGLDEDTAQELQNRALGHLAQVEADLDARRRELGVEDELREVPGVTSLMLVAFGENDIKSVEDLAGCATDDLVGWTERKDGEVVRVAGALEGFQLSREDAEALIMQARVKAGWITAEDLAAGEAEDVAEEPEAGETQA; encoded by the coding sequence ATGGCCGTTGTCAGCGCAAACCGGCTCGAACTCCTGCAGATCGCCGACGCGGTCGCGCGCGAGAAGTCGATCGACCGGAGCATCGTCATCGCCGCCATGGAGGACGCGATCGCGAAAGCGGCGCGCTCGCGCTACGGCGCCGAGACCGACATTCACGCGGAGATCAACCCGCGCACCGGCGAACTGCGCCTCGCCCGCCATTTGCTGGTGGTCGACCAGATCGAGAACCCGGCGGTCGAGATCGAGCTCAGCGGCGCCCGCCGCCTGAACCCGGCCGCGCAGATCGGCGACTCCATCGCCGACACGCTGCCGCCCTTCGACTTCGGCCGCATTGCCGCGCAAAGCGCAAAACAGGTCATCGTGCAGAAGGTGCGCGAGGCCGAGCGCGACCGGCAGTACGAGGAATACAAGGACCGCATCGGCGAGATCGTCAACGGCTCGGTCAAGCGCGTCGAATACGGCAACGTCGTCGTCGACCTCGGCCGCAGCGAGGCCTCGCTGCGCCGCGACGAGCTGCTGCCGCGCGAAGTGTTCAAGACCAGCGACCGCATCCGCGCCTATGTCTACGATGTGCGCCGCGAACAGCGCGGCCCGCAGATCTTCCTCTCGCGCACCCATCCCCAGTTCATGGCGAAGCTGTTCGCGCAGGAAGTGCCGGAGATCTATGACGGCATCGTCGAGATCAAGGCGGTCGCCCGCGACCCCGGCTCGCGCGCCAAGATCGCCGTCACCTCGCGCGATTCCTCGGTGGATCCGGTCGGCGCCTGCGTCGGCATGCGCGGCTCGCGCGTGCAGGCCGTGGTCAACGAGCTGCAGGGCGAGAAGATCGACATCATCCCGTGGTCGCCGGATGTGGCCACCTTCATCGTCAACGCGCTCGCCCCGGCCGAAGTGGTCAAGGTCGTGCTCGACGAGGACCGCGAGCGTATTGAAGTCGTGGTCCCGGATGCCCAATTGAGCCTGGCGATCGGCCGTCGCGGCCAGAATGTGCGCCTCGCCTCCCAGCTTACCGGCTGGGACATCGACATCATGACCGAGGCCGAGGAAAGCGAGCGGCGCCAGAAGGAATTCGCCGAGCGCTCGAAGATCTTCGCCGAGGCGCTGGATCTCGACGAGATGATGGGCCAGCTCCTCGCCTCCGAAGGCTTCGCCACGGTCGAGGAAATCGCCTATGTGCCGCTGGGCGAGCTCGCCGGCATCGAGGGCCTCGACGAGGACACCGCCCAGGAGCTGCAGAACCGCGCGCTGGGTCATCTGGCGCAGGTCGAAGCCGATCTCGACGCCCGCCGCCGGGAACTCGGCGTCGAGGACGAGCTGCGGGAAGTGCCGGGCGTGACCTCGCTGATGCTGGTGGCGTTCGGCGAGAACGACATCAAGTCGGTCGAGGACCTCGCCGGCTGCGCCACCGACGATCTCGTCGGCTGGACCGAGCGCAAGGACGGCGAAGTCGTGCGCGTCGCCGGCGCGCTGGAGGGCTTCCAGCTCTCCCGCGAGGATGCCGAGGCCCTGATCATGCAGGCCCGCGTCAAGGCCGGCTGGATCACCGCCGAGGATCTCGCCGCTGGCGAGGCCGAGGACGTTGCCGAGGAACCCGAGGCCGGCGAGACGCAGGCCTGA